TTTTCCAACGCTGCTCTATCTGTTGTTCAAGAGCTTTGAGCCGTTGTTGTCGTCGTAGCGGTTTGAGTTCGCCAGCTGAGCGAGCCTTGATCTGATCCTGTTTGTAACGGAACCAAAGCTGGGGCCCCATCAAGGCCAACCAACACAGTGCTAATTGGCTCGGGTTGGTACCTCCACAGACGAGATCACTAAAAAAGTCGATCTCGACTGTCTCGTCTGATTCCAGGAGCAAGAGCCAAGCTGCGCCCCAACTGCGACGATCGAGACAAGAGGGGTGGACGTTCTCGGCTTTGAGATGCCAAGGAGATGCCCCCAGCCCATCCGGGAGATCGGCTCCGGAAGGCAGGGGGCAGAGAAGATTGAGTTGTCGCTGGGGTAAGACAACGGATTTGCGATCAAATCCAAGCTTCAAGCGCGCTTTGCTGCCTTGAAGAGATTCGACGACAGCCAGTTGATTCCCCTTCGACTCTTGAACGCCGACAAGATCTCCTGGTTGGAGAGCGGACGAAGCCAGTGGATCAGCCTTCTGGGTTAACGAAGGGAAGCAACGCCACAATGCGAGCACGCTTTACAGCATTGGTCAGGTCGCGCTGCTGCTTGGCAGTCAACCCAGTCAAACGACGAGGAAGGATTTTTCCGCGTTCGGTGATGAATTTCTTGAGCAGATCCACATCTTTGTAATCAATGGGATCTCCAGGTTTGATCGGAGAAAGACGCTTCTTAAAGAAGGAACTAGACATAACTCAGGAAAGCTGTTGAACGATGGACACCTGCAAAATCACTTGATTTCCTTGTGGAGAGTCATTTTGTTGAGCTGGGGACAGAATTTCATGATCTCCAGCCGCTCAGTGGTGTTCCGTCTGTTCTTCTCCGTCGTGTATCTAGACACGCCGGGAGAACGCTTTTCGGAGGCGGAGGCGGACCGGCATTCAGTGCACTCGAGAGTGATCACGATCCGGACGCCCTTGTTTTTAGCCATAAAGGACGTTGCGCCGCAGAAGCGAAGCGTAGTAACAAACAACGACTCTACATCTTCAGCTGACAGCACAAACAGTTTTGATGATTGCGCGGAGCTTCGTAGGATCGATATCCGATTGAATCGTTGACGTGCGGGTCTCCCTTTCCTGGTTGCAGGATCTCGTCCAGGTAAATGAAGCCGCTGATCAACTCGGCGAACGCCTATCCATGGCTGGATTTGAGGTGGAGGAGATCGATGATTTGAGTCGATTCGCCCAAGGTGTTGTGGTGGGCCATGTGTTGGAGCGCGATAAACATCCCAATGCCGACAAACTCAGTGTTTGTGTTGTGGACATAGGGGCGGAGGAGACGGTTCAGATCGTTTGTGGTGCCAGCAATGTGCGGGCAGGCATTCATGTTCCTGTCGCCACCATTGGTGCTGTTCTTCCTGCGGTCAATCTCACGATTAAGGCTGGTGAGCTGCGTGGAGTGGCGAGCCAGGGAATGATTTGTTCGCTCGCAGAGCTCGGGCAACCCACGGATGTTGACGGCATTGCGGTCTTAGATGATCTGCTGGACAGTCTTCCGGCACCTGGTACGGCAGTGGCGTCTTGCCTTGGGTTGGATGACACTGTTT
This portion of the Synechococcus sp. ROS8604 genome encodes:
- the rpsR gene encoding 30S ribosomal protein S18, whose protein sequence is MSSSFFKKRLSPIKPGDPIDYKDVDLLKKFITERGKILPRRLTGLTAKQQRDLTNAVKRARIVALLPFVNPEG
- the rpmG gene encoding 50S ribosomal protein L33 gives rise to the protein MAKNKGVRIVITLECTECRSASASEKRSPGVSRYTTEKNRRNTTERLEIMKFCPQLNKMTLHKEIK